In the Leptotrichia sp. oral taxon 212 genome, one interval contains:
- the aroC gene encoding chorismate synthase, with the protein MGANFGKNYKISIFGESHGSALGINIDGIPAGTELDLNFISEEMKRRAPGRTKLSTPRVEKDEFEILSGFVNGRTTGTPMAMIVRNTNQKSKDYSEIAKKPRPGHADWSGMNRYNGFNDIRGSGHFSGRITASLVFAGAIAKQLLKEKDISVAAHIKSIKDIEDRDIEEKDITEENIEKLRNMVLPVFEEKKISEMEELILKAREDGDSIGGVIEVMATGVPAGIGDPFFESMESELSRMIFSVPATKGIEFGAGFDIARMTGHEANDEMYYDADGKVKSYTNNNGGITGGITNGMPISFKVAIKPPASIEKRQKTVNLETKMNDFLEVRGRHDPVIVPRAVVVIEAATAIVILDRLIESEKNKNLDF; encoded by the coding sequence ATGGGAGCAAATTTTGGAAAAAACTATAAAATATCAATTTTTGGCGAATCGCATGGTAGCGCATTAGGGATAAATATTGACGGAATTCCGGCAGGAACGGAGCTGGATTTGAACTTTATTTCAGAAGAAATGAAAAGAAGGGCACCTGGAAGAACAAAACTGAGTACTCCGAGAGTTGAAAAAGATGAGTTTGAAATATTAAGCGGATTTGTAAATGGAAGAACCACAGGGACACCAATGGCAATGATAGTGAGAAATACAAACCAGAAATCGAAGGATTACAGTGAAATAGCCAAAAAGCCAAGACCAGGGCATGCAGACTGGTCAGGAATGAACAGATATAATGGCTTTAACGATATAAGAGGAAGTGGACATTTTTCAGGAAGAATAACAGCTTCTCTTGTATTTGCAGGTGCAATAGCAAAGCAGCTTTTAAAAGAGAAGGATATTTCTGTTGCAGCACACATTAAATCAATAAAGGATATTGAAGACAGGGATATTGAGGAAAAGGATATTACAGAAGAAAATATTGAAAAACTTAGAAATATGGTACTTCCAGTTTTTGAAGAAAAGAAAATTTCAGAAATGGAAGAACTAATATTAAAGGCAAGAGAAGATGGGGATTCTATTGGTGGTGTGATAGAAGTAATGGCAACAGGTGTTCCGGCAGGAATAGGAGACCCCTTTTTTGAATCAATGGAAAGTGAACTTTCAAGAATGATATTTTCAGTTCCTGCAACCAAAGGAATTGAATTTGGTGCCGGATTTGATATTGCACGAATGACAGGGCATGAAGCAAATGATGAAATGTATTATGATGCAGATGGGAAAGTGAAATCCTATACAAATAATAATGGCGGAATAACTGGTGGAATAACAAATGGAATGCCCATCAGTTTTAAGGTGGCAATAAAACCACCTGCATCAATAGAAAAAAGACAGAAAACCGTAAATCTGGAAACAAAGATGAATGATTTTTTAGAAGTTAGAGGTAGACATGATCCTGTAATAGTTCCAAGAGCAGTAGTTGTAATCGAAGCTGCAACAGCAATTGTAATATTGGATAGATTAATTGAAAGTGAAAAAAATAAAAATCTTGACTTTTAA
- a CDS encoding UvrD-helicase domain-containing protein, translating into MVEGKLEIEDEVKEILQCIENKKNFILTGGAGSGKTHSLVLLIQEIGRLYPNKSIICITYTNNAVAEIKSRISNDKLFVSTIHEFLWKIIKKYQKELKETMIELIYSEEEKYKKFTLPKDNLEKNEMKINLEYFLNSEIVYDEYYSLKSEEDSKIGHDEILLIAEKMFEKYSKLCDILKDNANFIFIDEYQDTSEEVANIFLNHINKSKKENIIGFFGDSMQSIYDSGIGNIKDDSLKRINKIQNRRSSLKVIELTNKLRDDGIKQIPSKNTKETNIDEKTGKIKEGNVKFIYSNNNILEELKKTYIFNDWDFKNTLNTKELRLTHKLNAENSGFKELYNLYTNDFIYSKLISKLKEKKISEDEDTNNFGYIIEKFPIFSGKGKIKKNILEQVDIKSKKKLRK; encoded by the coding sequence ATGGTTGAAGGAAAATTAGAAATAGAAGATGAAGTGAAAGAAATATTGCAGTGCATAGAAAATAAAAAAAATTTCATATTAACAGGAGGGGCAGGTAGTGGTAAAACACATTCACTTGTTTTGTTAATTCAAGAAATCGGAAGATTATATCCAAATAAGTCAATTATTTGTATAACATATACAAATAATGCTGTTGCTGAAATAAAATCAAGAATTTCTAATGATAAATTATTTGTTTCTACAATACATGAGTTTTTATGGAAAATAATAAAGAAGTATCAAAAAGAATTAAAAGAAACAATGATAGAATTAATTTATAGCGAAGAAGAAAAATATAAAAAATTTACTTTACCAAAAGATAACCTGGAAAAAAATGAGATGAAAATAAATTTAGAATATTTCTTAAATTCAGAAATTGTATATGATGAATATTATAGTTTGAAATCAGAAGAGGATAGCAAAATAGGACATGATGAGATTTTATTAATAGCGGAAAAGATGTTTGAAAAATATTCTAAATTATGTGATATTTTAAAAGATAATGCTAATTTTATTTTTATAGATGAATATCAAGACACAAGTGAAGAGGTAGCAAATATATTTTTAAATCATATAAATAAAAGTAAAAAAGAAAATATTATAGGTTTTTTTGGTGATTCTATGCAATCTATATATGATTCAGGTATAGGAAATATAAAAGATGATAGTCTAAAACGAATTAATAAAATACAGAATAGAAGAAGTTCACTAAAAGTAATAGAATTAACAAATAAATTAAGAGATGATGGAATTAAACAAATCCCTTCAAAGAATACGAAAGAAACTAATATAGATGAAAAAACTGGTAAAATAAAAGAAGGAAATGTTAAATTTATATACAGCAATAATAATATTCTTGAAGAATTAAAAAAAACATATATTTTTAACGATTGGGATTTTAAAAATACCTTAAACACTAAAGAATTAAGATTAACGCATAAATTGAATGCTGAAAATTCTGGATTTAAAGAACTATACAATCTATATACTAATGATTTCATTTATAGTAAATTAATATCTAAATTAAAAGAGAAAAAAATTTCTGAAGATGAAGATACTAATAATTTTGGTTATATTATAGAGAAATTTCCAATATTTTCAGGAAAAGGAAAAATAAAAAAGAATATTTTGGAACAAGTAGATATAAAGTCAAAAAAGAAATTGAGAAAATAA
- a CDS encoding 3'-5' exonuclease, whose product MSNIFRKRKNKKEYFGTSRYKVKKEIEKIKDIEWGKIKNSFINKDSLLGYKFNGLTEKYESTSNRDKILQKLDLIYESINLYNENKYVELFKKLKIKISSYEDKIKIRKEMNELIELMKSQNDKIYEIIDKANNILNIKNDERYIEFIENRGWYLWNRIKDISFSEYVKSIEYQKEYFPYSTQHSVKGSEFNNVLVILDNGKWSKYNFNLLLENIFDENNILDKTKKDIFNRTKKLFYVCCTRAKENLIVFIQINNQKINKEKIISNAKELFGEENVISGDELINNI is encoded by the coding sequence ATTTCCAATATTTTCAGGAAAAGGAAAAATAAAAAAGAATATTTTGGAACAAGTAGATATAAAGTCAAAAAAGAAATTGAGAAAATAAAAGATATAGAATGGGGGAAGATAAAAAATAGTTTTATAAATAAAGACTCATTATTAGGTTATAAATTTAATGGACTTACTGAAAAATATGAATCGACTTCAAATAGAGATAAAATTTTACAAAAGTTAGATTTGATATATGAATCAATAAATTTGTATAATGAAAATAAATATGTTGAATTGTTTAAAAAATTAAAAATAAAAATATCCAGTTATGAAGACAAAATAAAGATAAGAAAAGAAATGAATGAATTAATTGAATTAATGAAGTCTCAAAATGATAAAATTTATGAGATAATAGATAAAGCTAATAATATTTTAAATATAAAAAATGATGAAAGATATATTGAATTTATTGAAAATAGAGGATGGTATTTATGGAACAGAATAAAGGATATTTCTTTTTCTGAGTATGTAAAATCTATTGAGTATCAGAAAGAGTATTTTCCTTATTCAACGCAGCATAGCGTAAAAGGAAGTGAATTTAATAATGTTCTTGTTATTCTAGACAATGGAAAATGGAGTAAATATAATTTCAATTTACTGTTAGAAAATATATTTGATGAGAATAATATTTTAGATAAAACGAAGAAAGATATTTTTAATAGAACAAAAAAGTTATTTTATGTATGTTGTACAAGAGCAAAAGAAAATTTAATTGTATTTATTCAAATAAATAATCAAAAAATTAATAAAGAAAAAATAATAAGTAATGCAAAAGAGTTATTTGGAGAAGAAAATGTTATTAGTGGAGATGAGTTAATAAATAACATATGA
- a CDS encoding AAA family ATPase, which yields MKLKKIEVKNYRILKDFKLDFKDETTLIIGKNNTGKTSVLAIMDKLLNQGKKNFKWDDFNIEFQNKIYEKITTKDFQVLKENREINEYGIRLTLFIEYTKEDFYGNIQDFMMDLDEDNNYIIVEFNYNCKEDNLRELSIEFNKKNKGDKNNFTKFMRKNSEKYFNLEMYALKYNKSTNSYLENEILEISNLNQIKRVISFNGIKASREVSNKENENSLSKLSEKYFDISKTKNDKEFDDLIQAIENTDEKLNNLYNGKSKNQVGIFSGITGKIKEFSGNSNEINIYINSQIQEKELFKSSSRLFFDYNRIKLPENHNGLGYLNLIGMIFEIENIVNDFINNVSDINILYIEEPEAHTHPQLQYIFIRNIKKLIGSYRESGIKLQTLITTHSSHIVSECNFNDIRYFVKNNEGVESKNIEILKENYKDDEQAYKFLKQYLTLNNAELFFSEKVIFVEGTTERILLPYMMKKIDLEDKTKKFLPLLSQNISIIEIGNYAQIFKKFIEFLNIKVLIITDIDAAKEMITKDNKRETEKCNPVEATKSTNFSIKNYLGETLKSKNKNNEFKKIATLSKKEKIVKCGSSEIMIAYQVKEEGYQASSFEDAFISINYDFIKENKNGFSEGLKNQKKLNEEEIDFYELTQKCINKKSSFAIEILLCSDENYSDWKIPKYIKEGLEWLKEN from the coding sequence ATGAAATTAAAAAAAATAGAAGTTAAAAATTATAGAATTTTGAAAGATTTCAAATTAGATTTTAAAGATGAAACAACATTAATTATAGGTAAAAATAATACTGGTAAGACATCAGTATTAGCAATAATGGATAAATTATTAAATCAAGGAAAGAAAAATTTCAAATGGGACGATTTTAACATAGAGTTTCAAAATAAAATTTATGAAAAAATTACTACTAAAGATTTTCAAGTACTAAAAGAAAATAGAGAAATTAATGAATATGGAATAAGATTAACATTATTTATAGAATATACAAAAGAAGATTTTTATGGGAATATTCAAGATTTTATGATGGATTTAGATGAAGATAATAACTATATTATTGTAGAATTTAATTATAACTGTAAAGAAGATAATTTGAGAGAATTATCGATAGAATTTAATAAAAAAAATAAAGGAGATAAAAATAATTTTACAAAATTTATGAGAAAAAATTCTGAAAAATATTTCAATCTTGAAATGTATGCTTTAAAATATAATAAAAGTACGAATAGTTATTTGGAAAATGAAATATTAGAAATATCAAATTTAAATCAGATAAAAAGAGTTATTAGTTTTAATGGAATAAAAGCAAGTAGAGAAGTATCAAATAAAGAAAATGAAAATTCATTATCTAAATTATCCGAAAAATATTTTGATATTTCTAAAACTAAAAATGACAAAGAATTTGATGATTTAATACAGGCAATTGAAAATACTGATGAAAAGTTAAATAATTTATATAATGGGAAAAGCAAAAATCAAGTAGGAATATTTTCTGGAATAACAGGTAAAATAAAAGAATTTAGTGGAAATAGTAATGAGATAAATATTTATATAAATTCACAAATACAAGAAAAAGAATTGTTTAAAAGTAGTAGTAGGTTATTTTTTGATTATAATAGAATAAAACTTCCTGAAAATCATAATGGATTAGGATATTTAAATTTAATAGGAATGATATTTGAAATAGAAAACATTGTAAATGATTTTATTAATAATGTTTCAGATATAAATATTTTGTATATTGAAGAACCCGAAGCACATACTCATCCTCAATTACAATATATTTTTATTCGTAACATAAAAAAATTAATAGGCAGTTATAGAGAGAGCGGTATTAAATTACAAACATTGATAACAACTCATTCATCACATATAGTTTCAGAATGTAATTTTAATGATATAAGATATTTTGTAAAAAATAATGAAGGAGTAGAAAGTAAAAATATAGAAATCTTAAAGGAAAATTATAAAGATGATGAACAAGCATATAAATTTTTAAAACAATATCTAACATTAAATAATGCAGAGTTATTTTTTTCTGAAAAAGTTATTTTTGTTGAAGGAACTACAGAAAGAATACTGCTTCCTTATATGATGAAAAAAATTGATTTAGAAGATAAAACAAAGAAATTTTTACCATTGTTATCTCAAAATATTTCAATTATAGAAATTGGTAATTATGCACAAATATTTAAGAAATTTATAGAATTTTTAAATATAAAAGTATTAATTATAACAGATATAGATGCTGCTAAAGAGATGATTACAAAAGACAATAAAAGAGAAACAGAAAAATGTAATCCAGTAGAAGCAACAAAAAGTACAAATTTTTCTATAAAAAATTATTTAGGAGAAACATTAAAATCTAAAAATAAAAATAATGAATTTAAAAAAATAGCAACTTTATCTAAAAAAGAAAAAATAGTAAAATGTGGTAGTAGCGAAATAATGATTGCATATCAAGTCAAGGAAGAAGGCTATCAAGCTAGTAGTTTTGAAGATGCGTTTATAAGTATAAATTATGATTTTATAAAAGAAAATAAAAATGGATTTTCAGAAGGTTTAAAAAACCAAAAAAAATTAAATGAAGAAGAAATTGATTTTTATGAATTAACTCAAAAATGTATAAATAAAAAATCTAGTTTTGCAATAGAAATTCTGTTATGTAGTGATGAAAATTACAGTGATTGGAAAATACCAAAATATATAAAAGAGGGGTTAGAATGGTTGAAGGAAAATTAG
- the aroA gene encoding 3-phosphoshikimate 1-carboxyvinyltransferase encodes MKIAIKPSILNGTIEIPPSKSYSHRAVIAAALAESGKKSKIDNLKFSVDITTTTDIMENWGAEINRGESSLEIIGNGGKVVPRDKYVQCNESGSTIRFLIPIGITDENELIFDGKGKLVDRPLDSYYRIFDKQGIFYKNENGKLPLTVNGKLKAGNYEIDGNISSQFITGLLYALPLLDGDSKLTINKNLESKGYIDLTLEILKLAGIEIVNNNYKSFDIRGNQIYKPFDYTVEGDYSQVAFWIVAGIISANRNNEVKCLHVNKNSLQGDREIIEIVQRMGANLEIFDDYILVKPSKTQGTVIDISQCPDIGPVLTVLAALSEGETRIINGERLRIKESDRITSIKTELNKLGSNVVEEGDSLIIQGVEGFRGGVTVNAWNDHRIAMSLAIASTRCEKEIILEEAESVRKSYPHFWDDFVKMGGEIEVIEK; translated from the coding sequence ATGAAAATAGCGATAAAACCGAGCATATTAAACGGTACAATAGAAATCCCGCCATCTAAAAGTTATTCGCACAGGGCGGTGATTGCTGCAGCATTGGCTGAAAGTGGGAAAAAGTCTAAGATTGATAATTTGAAGTTTTCGGTGGATATTACAACAACAACAGACATTATGGAAAACTGGGGAGCAGAAATCAATCGAGGGGAAAGTTCTCTTGAAATTATTGGAAATGGCGGAAAAGTTGTTCCGAGAGATAAATATGTACAATGTAATGAGTCGGGATCTACAATCAGGTTTTTGATACCGATTGGGATTACAGATGAAAATGAACTGATTTTCGACGGAAAAGGGAAACTGGTGGACAGACCGCTTGACTCGTATTATAGGATTTTTGATAAACAGGGAATTTTTTATAAGAATGAGAATGGAAAATTGCCGCTTACAGTAAATGGAAAGCTGAAAGCAGGAAATTATGAAATTGATGGGAATATAAGTTCACAGTTTATTACTGGACTTTTATATGCTTTGCCACTTCTGGACGGAGATTCAAAACTGACTATCAATAAAAATCTGGAATCTAAAGGATATATTGATTTGACATTGGAAATATTGAAACTGGCAGGAATTGAAATTGTGAACAATAATTATAAGAGTTTTGATATAAGAGGAAATCAGATTTATAAGCCGTTTGATTATACTGTTGAGGGGGATTATTCGCAAGTGGCGTTCTGGATTGTGGCTGGAATAATATCTGCAAACAGGAATAATGAAGTGAAATGTCTGCATGTGAATAAGAACTCACTGCAGGGCGACAGGGAAATAATAGAAATTGTTCAAAGAATGGGGGCAAATCTTGAGATTTTTGATGATTATATACTTGTTAAGCCTTCTAAAACTCAAGGAACAGTAATTGATATTTCGCAATGTCCTGATATTGGACCAGTTTTGACTGTGCTGGCTGCCTTGAGTGAAGGGGAAACTAGGATTATTAATGGGGAAAGATTGAGAATAAAAGAATCAGATAGAATAACTTCAATAAAGACTGAACTGAATAAACTCGGATCGAATGTAGTTGAGGAAGGGGACAGCTTGATTATTCAAGGTGTAGAGGGATTTAGAGGCGGAGTTACAGTGAATGCATGGAATGACCATAGAATTGCAATGTCGCTTGCGATTGCTTCAACAAGATGTGAAAAGGAAATAATTCTGGAAGAGGCTGAAAGTGTCAGAAAATCTTATCCGCATTTCTGGGATGATTTTGTGAAAATGGGTGGAGAAATTGAGGTTATTGAGAAGTAG